A window of Vescimonas fastidiosa contains these coding sequences:
- a CDS encoding radical SAM/SPASM domain-containing protein produces the protein MRNRIYIEITNRCNLSCDFCHGTRRPPRTMTPAEFETLALKLRGETDYLYLHVLGEPLLHPQLPELLAIAHRLGFRTCLVTNGTLLPRQKDALLSAPGLHKLSVSLHSFEGSAQSGDMTAYLRGVWDAVLPLSQKGTLCALRLWNEGAAQRCNAEILRFLSGQIGQNAEALPQDARGNRTLSPNLFLERAERFAWPDLSAPETGANFCHGLTRQLAVLCDGTVTPCCLDSEGTIALGNLFTQALPEILRSSRAAAMAAGFAARRPSEDLCRRCGYARRFLK, from the coding sequence ATGCGTAACCGCATCTACATCGAGATCACCAACCGCTGCAACCTCTCCTGTGATTTCTGCCACGGCACCCGTCGCCCTCCGCGCACCATGACCCCGGCGGAGTTTGAGACCCTGGCCCTAAAGCTCCGGGGCGAAACCGACTATCTCTATCTCCATGTTTTGGGCGAGCCGCTGCTGCATCCGCAGCTGCCGGAGCTGCTTGCCATCGCTCATCGCCTGGGCTTTCGCACCTGCCTGGTCACCAACGGCACCCTGCTGCCCCGGCAAAAGGATGCCCTTCTCTCTGCCCCGGGTCTTCACAAGCTCAGCGTCTCCCTCCACAGCTTCGAGGGCAGCGCACAAAGCGGCGATATGACCGCTTACCTCCGCGGTGTGTGGGACGCTGTCCTGCCCCTATCTCAAAAGGGTACCCTCTGCGCCCTGCGCCTGTGGAACGAAGGCGCCGCCCAGCGCTGCAACGCCGAGATCCTGCGCTTTCTATCCGGGCAAATCGGCCAAAATGCGGAAGCCCTGCCCCAAGACGCCCGTGGAAACCGCACCCTGTCCCCAAATCTTTTCCTGGAGCGGGCGGAGCGCTTTGCCTGGCCGGACCTGAGCGCCCCGGAGACCGGGGCCAACTTCTGCCACGGCCTCACGCGGCAGCTTGCGGTGCTGTGCGACGGCACCGTCACCCCCTGCTGCCTGGATAGCGAGGGCACCATCGCCCTGGGAAATCTCTTCACCCAAGCCCTGCCGGAGATCCTCCGAAGCTCTCGAGCCGCCGCCATGGCCGCAGGCTTTGCCGCTCGCCGGCCCTCCGAGGATCTGTGCCGCCGCTGCGGCTATGCCCGCCGTTTTCTGAAATAA
- a CDS encoding putative glycoside hydrolase encodes MATKGYNSYHGRTPLWKKILIPILVLLLLAGGAFLYCQNHLVYDENGKVHLDLPFLNKKDDQTKTPDDSPNPDDVDFTRDEPQGPTIEVIHATAQPDSALEQDVTALISGSDKTVVLTLKLPDGTFTYQPSFQASGTVGSAVSTENLKKLTASDKHVVARISAFGDTGYAQNHVDEAGLLRTWDEWLWYDYSSQCWLDPTKAPAQAYLKQVCKDLADLGVDEIVLDNFGWPAVGNMDAMLVPDGTDKPAVLTSLIAALRETLPKTTALSVSIEKNAPENSGLTPAVLALFDRIYADSETVDLAALTATLPADFNAETRLVQLTQTPPVTGSYILITD; translated from the coding sequence ATGGCCACCAAGGGATATAATAGCTATCACGGACGGACTCCGCTTTGGAAAAAAATACTCATCCCCATTTTGGTGCTTCTGCTGCTGGCAGGCGGCGCCTTCCTGTACTGCCAGAATCACCTTGTCTACGATGAAAATGGCAAGGTCCACCTGGATCTTCCCTTTTTGAATAAGAAGGACGATCAAACCAAGACCCCCGACGACAGCCCCAACCCCGACGATGTAGACTTCACCCGGGATGAGCCCCAGGGCCCCACCATTGAGGTCATTCATGCCACCGCTCAGCCGGATAGCGCCCTGGAGCAGGATGTCACCGCCCTCATAAGCGGCAGCGATAAGACTGTCGTCCTCACCTTAAAGCTCCCGGACGGCACCTTTACCTATCAGCCCTCCTTCCAGGCATCGGGCACCGTGGGCTCCGCCGTCAGCACGGAGAATTTGAAGAAGCTCACCGCCTCGGATAAGCATGTGGTGGCCCGCATCAGCGCCTTCGGCGACACCGGTTACGCCCAGAACCATGTGGATGAGGCGGGTCTGCTGCGCACCTGGGACGAGTGGCTCTGGTACGACTACAGCAGCCAGTGCTGGCTGGACCCCACCAAGGCCCCAGCCCAGGCTTATCTCAAGCAGGTCTGCAAGGACCTGGCGGATCTGGGTGTGGATGAGATCGTTTTGGATAATTTCGGCTGGCCCGCCGTGGGCAATATGGACGCCATGCTGGTGCCGGACGGCACGGATAAGCCGGCGGTGCTCACCAGTCTCATCGCCGCCCTCCGGGAAACCCTTCCCAAGACCACGGCCCTGTCCGTGTCTATCGAGAAAAACGCCCCGGAAAACAGCGGCCTGACCCCGGCGGTCCTGGCTCTCTTTGACCGCATCTATGCGGACTCCGAGACCGTGGACCTGGCCGCCCTGACCGCCACCCTCCCCGCCGATTTCAATGCCGAGACCCGGCTGGTCCAGCTGACCCAAACGCCTCCCGTCACCGGCAGCTATATCCTCATAACGGACTGA
- the rpiB gene encoding ribose 5-phosphate isomerase B: MKIAIGCDHGGYLLKQDILIWLEEHDIDFEDVGCYNTDSVDYPIYGEKVARLVSSGECDKGIVICTTGIGISIAANKVKGIRCALCSDSLSAEMTRRHNDANIIAMGAGIVGPNLARRMVEVFLNTEFEGGRHARRVALLDSIQP; the protein is encoded by the coding sequence ATGAAAATTGCCATCGGCTGCGACCACGGCGGCTATCTGCTCAAGCAGGACATCCTCATTTGGCTGGAGGAGCACGACATCGACTTTGAGGATGTGGGCTGCTATAATACCGACAGCGTAGACTATCCCATTTACGGTGAAAAGGTGGCCCGTCTGGTCTCTTCCGGCGAATGCGACAAGGGCATCGTCATCTGCACCACCGGCATCGGCATTTCCATCGCCGCCAATAAGGTGAAAGGTATTCGCTGCGCCCTCTGCTCCGACAGCCTCAGCGCCGAGATGACCCGCCGCCATAACGATGCCAATATCATCGCCATGGGTGCGGGTATCGTGGGCCCCAACCTGGCCCGGCGTATGGTGGAGGTCTTCCTGAATACCGAGTTTGAGGGAGGCCGCCACGCCCGGCGCGTGGCCCTGCTGGACAGCATCCAGCCCTGA
- a CDS encoding histidinol-phosphatase HisJ family protein, translated as MYAADYHVHSTCSPDGKMTMSQAAEAALRAGLDEICITDHVDTIYWGSNEPRDSFDWDASMTQYLEAVDKFGDKLSIKLGAELGEANLAFDRAKILLNSAKKLDFSIGSVHTCSEKFHCLDLYFLEAGKSPDYYAAVIEDYLDSVLAIARWGRFSVLGHLTLPLRYLKEHLNMDLTFDPWRDRVQEIFSTVIPKGVGIECNTNRGNRPLPDADLLRLYREMGGEIITLGSDAHETKDVGCVIRERQQLLRDCGFRYFTTFTGGKPEFKKL; from the coding sequence ATGTACGCAGCGGATTACCATGTACACAGCACCTGCTCTCCCGACGGCAAGATGACCATGTCCCAGGCGGCGGAGGCCGCCCTCCGGGCCGGACTGGATGAAATTTGCATCACCGACCATGTGGACACCATCTATTGGGGGTCTAATGAGCCCCGGGACAGCTTTGACTGGGACGCTTCCATGACCCAATATTTGGAAGCGGTGGATAAATTTGGCGATAAACTGTCCATTAAGCTGGGCGCGGAGCTGGGGGAGGCCAATCTGGCCTTCGACAGAGCGAAAATTTTGCTGAATTCTGCAAAAAAGCTGGACTTTTCCATCGGTTCGGTGCATACTTGTAGTGAAAAGTTCCATTGTTTGGACCTTTACTTCCTGGAGGCGGGAAAGAGTCCCGACTATTATGCCGCCGTCATCGAGGATTACTTAGACAGCGTTCTGGCCATTGCCAGGTGGGGCCGCTTCAGCGTCCTGGGTCACCTGACCCTGCCGCTGCGGTATCTCAAGGAGCATCTGAACATGGACCTGACCTTCGACCCCTGGCGCGACCGGGTACAGGAGATTTTCTCCACCGTCATTCCCAAGGGTGTGGGCATCGAGTGTAATACCAACCGCGGAAACCGGCCCCTGCCGGACGCAGACCTGCTGCGTCTGTACCGGGAGATGGGGGGCGAAATTATCACCCTGGGCTCCGACGCCCACGAGACCAAGGATGTGGGCTGCGTCATAAGGGAGCGCCAGCAGCTCCTCCGGGACTGCGGATTCCGGTATTTCACCACCTTTACCGGCGGAAAGCCCGAATTCAAAAAACTATAA
- the dnaJ gene encoding molecular chaperone DnaJ has product MAEKRDYYEVLGIQKGASEDEIKKAYKKLARKYHPDMNPGDKEAEEKFKEVNEANEVLSDPEKKARYDQFGFAGVDPNYGAGAGGGAYGGGFDFGDLGDIFGSFFGGGFGGQRRNPNAPQRGESIRASVSISFTEAAFGCEKSVTIERSEQCPTCKGSGCAPGTTPEICPDCHGSGTVQTRRQTPMGVFASNGPCRKCGGTGRLIHQPCSDCRGSGAVRKRRTIKVNIPAGIDHGQTISLRGQGGAGKNGGPAGDLLITVMVQPHEIFRRDGVDVFCEAPITFTQAVLGAELEIPTIDGKVKYSIPEGTQTGTVFRLKGKGVPVLNGRGRGDQYVTVVIETPRSLNKEQKEALRRFSETLGENNYEKRKSFFKKK; this is encoded by the coding sequence ATGGCTGAAAAAAGAGATTATTACGAGGTGCTGGGCATCCAAAAAGGCGCTTCGGAAGACGAAATTAAAAAAGCATATAAGAAGCTGGCCCGGAAGTACCACCCGGACATGAACCCCGGCGATAAGGAGGCCGAGGAGAAGTTCAAGGAGGTCAATGAGGCCAACGAGGTCCTGTCCGACCCGGAGAAAAAGGCCCGCTACGATCAGTTCGGCTTTGCCGGGGTAGACCCCAACTACGGCGCGGGAGCCGGGGGCGGTGCCTATGGCGGCGGCTTTGACTTCGGCGACCTGGGCGATATATTCGGCAGCTTTTTCGGCGGCGGCTTCGGCGGCCAGCGCCGCAACCCCAATGCCCCCCAGCGGGGTGAGAGCATCCGGGCCAGTGTCTCCATCAGCTTCACGGAGGCGGCCTTCGGCTGCGAAAAGTCCGTCACCATCGAGCGCAGCGAGCAGTGCCCCACCTGTAAGGGCAGCGGCTGCGCCCCGGGCACTACGCCGGAGATTTGCCCCGACTGCCACGGCTCCGGCACCGTTCAGACCCGCCGCCAGACCCCTATGGGCGTGTTCGCCTCCAACGGTCCCTGCCGCAAGTGCGGCGGCACAGGCCGTCTCATTCACCAGCCCTGTTCCGACTGCCGCGGCAGCGGCGCCGTGCGTAAGCGCAGGACCATCAAGGTCAATATCCCCGCCGGCATCGACCACGGCCAGACCATTTCTCTGCGGGGGCAGGGGGGCGCCGGTAAAAATGGCGGTCCCGCAGGCGACCTGCTCATCACCGTTATGGTCCAGCCCCACGAGATTTTCCGCCGTGACGGCGTGGATGTGTTCTGCGAGGCCCCCATCACCTTCACCCAGGCGGTGCTGGGCGCAGAGCTGGAGATCCCCACCATCGACGGCAAGGTGAAGTATTCCATCCCCGAGGGCACCCAGACCGGCACCGTGTTCCGTCTCAAGGGTAAGGGTGTTCCCGTGCTCAATGGCCGTGGCCGGGGTGACCAGTATGTTACCGTGGTCATTGAGACGCCCCGCAGCCTGAATAAGGAGCAGAAGGAAGCCCTGCGCAGGTTCAGCGAGACCCTGGGTGAAAACAATTACGAAAAGCGCAAGAGCTTTTTCAAGAAGAAGTGA